A single region of the Salicibibacter cibi genome encodes:
- a CDS encoding spore germination protein, with the protein MRKRTKKQLGDDYEHNVSLVQKELRADKNFDIIEQEYHFGGKKMSFYAVDAFTNDFVVTQIMETLSALDENALAKDPLTRLEERVTPIAELEREHELDEVITQILSGQAAFIVEECSEALLMDVREYPVREPQEPDMERVARGAKDGFVETLIFNSGLIRRRLRDPSLVMESMRIGRRSKTDVVISYIETVADPELMRRLKKKINAIDIDGLPMAEKTIEEFLIKKNLAPFPQVRYTERPDTAAVHLMEGHVLILVDGSNVAMIVPTTYFHHLQHAEEYRQEPFVGFFLRWVRFLAVFVSIFLLPIWFLFADNEMLGPDAWGFLGIEEDFNTPIFSQILIAEFGLQVLRMAAIHTPDALATALGLVAAILIGEIGVEVGIFSNEVVMYAAVSAMAGYSTPSYELGLCNALIRIALVFAVGFFSLYGFLIVGLLIFLALAKTKILNTPYLWPFLPFNAKALLDLLIRMPQPYKNFRPTFVHPLDQKRQAKKR; encoded by the coding sequence ATGCGCAAGCGGACAAAAAAACAACTTGGCGACGACTATGAACATAATGTTTCGTTAGTACAAAAAGAACTACGTGCCGATAAAAATTTTGACATCATTGAACAAGAATATCATTTTGGCGGCAAGAAGATGTCGTTTTATGCGGTCGATGCATTCACCAACGATTTCGTCGTTACTCAAATTATGGAAACTCTATCTGCGCTTGACGAAAATGCGCTCGCAAAAGATCCCCTCACCCGTCTGGAAGAACGAGTGACCCCCATTGCAGAGTTAGAACGGGAACATGAATTGGATGAAGTAATCACCCAAATCCTTTCCGGCCAAGCTGCGTTTATCGTGGAAGAATGCAGCGAAGCTTTGCTTATGGACGTGCGGGAATATCCCGTGCGAGAACCGCAAGAACCCGATATGGAACGAGTGGCCCGCGGAGCAAAAGACGGATTTGTGGAGACCCTTATTTTCAACAGTGGTCTCATTCGCCGCCGTCTGCGTGATCCTTCTTTAGTGATGGAGTCCATGCGGATCGGTCGCCGTTCGAAAACGGATGTTGTTATCAGCTACATTGAGACCGTTGCCGATCCGGAGCTTATGCGACGGCTAAAAAAGAAAATCAACGCTATTGATATTGACGGTTTACCTATGGCCGAAAAAACCATCGAAGAATTTCTTATTAAAAAGAACCTGGCACCATTTCCGCAAGTTCGTTATACAGAGCGGCCCGATACGGCGGCTGTCCACCTTATGGAAGGGCATGTGCTCATATTGGTTGATGGCTCGAATGTCGCGATGATTGTGCCTACAACCTACTTCCATCATCTCCAACATGCAGAAGAATACCGACAAGAACCATTCGTCGGCTTTTTTTTGCGGTGGGTTCGTTTCTTAGCTGTTTTTGTTTCCATCTTTCTTCTGCCGATATGGTTTCTTTTCGCCGACAATGAAATGCTCGGACCGGATGCGTGGGGGTTCCTCGGGATCGAAGAGGATTTTAACACGCCTATATTTTCGCAAATTCTCATTGCTGAATTTGGTCTGCAAGTCTTAAGAATGGCCGCGATTCACACGCCGGACGCATTGGCTACAGCCTTAGGGCTGGTTGCTGCCATTCTCATCGGTGAAATTGGCGTTGAGGTAGGGATATTCTCGAATGAAGTCGTCATGTACGCAGCCGTCAGTGCTATGGCCGGCTACTCCACACCAAGTTATGAACTGGGGCTATGCAATGCGCTCATTCGAATTGCTCTCGTTTTTGCCGTCGGCTTCTTCTCATTATACGGCTTTCTGATCGTCGGGCTTTTGATCTTTTTGGCGCTCGCCAAAACGAAAATATTGAATACGCCTTATTTGTGGCCCTTCCTTCCTTTCAACGCTAAAGCCCTTTTGGATTTACTGATACGTATGCCGCAACCATATAAAAATTTTCGTCCCACTTTCGTCCATCCGTTGGACCAAAAAAGACAAGCAAAAAAGAGATAG
- a CDS encoding thioredoxin domain-containing protein: protein MSGDQGTPNALIHAKSPYLLQHAYNPVDWHEWGEEAFAKAKAENKPVFLSIGYSTCHWCHVMAHESFEDEEVAALLNRDYVSIKVDREERPDVDSIYMDACQAMNGHGGWPLTAFLTPDQAPFYVATYMPKQSMQQMPGMLDALPQLAEQYQKNRDRITDIGDRVKLALAEGMQADPEAIGAHTLENPYNQLKEQFDQTYGGLEGEPKFPMPQHIFYLFRYAAWANDSNALEMAERTLKQMRDGGIYDHIGGGFARYSVDHRWLVPHFEKMLYDNGLLAIAYTEGYQVTGDASYKQTAKEILDYVSRGMRDENSGFYSAEDADSEGEEGKFYVWTKTEIMDVLGDEDGALFCDAYGMSDMGNFEGKNIPNQIDADLQKVASKHGVSTETLEQRLQASRTKLFHARERRVHPHKDDKILTSWNGFMIAAYAKAGAVFAEPDYIDRAKNAYRFLTSTMFEEGRLMVRYRDGEVKEKGFIDDYANLLWACLELYDATYEEEYLQQANHLAQEMKRLFQAENGGFYFTGTDAEPLLTRPSSWSDGAAPAGNSVAAVQLLRLADITADQSFFNDVHELLQTTSWRLERYPIGHLHLLQALLMREWRGKTLVIVTGDDGLEDDPVIRHLRTSFTPHIQPLVIREGEKDVPAFAKDFTAIDGKNTYYLCENFACKRPTTNGEALLESL, encoded by the coding sequence ATGTCTGGTGATCAAGGAACACCGAATGCGCTCATCCATGCGAAATCTCCCTATTTGCTTCAACATGCTTATAACCCTGTTGATTGGCATGAATGGGGGGAAGAAGCATTTGCGAAAGCAAAAGCGGAAAATAAACCGGTTTTTTTGTCCATCGGCTACAGTACCTGCCATTGGTGCCATGTTATGGCCCACGAATCGTTTGAAGACGAGGAAGTAGCGGCGTTGCTTAATCGCGATTATGTTTCCATCAAAGTCGACCGGGAAGAACGGCCGGACGTTGATTCCATTTATATGGATGCTTGCCAGGCGATGAACGGCCACGGAGGTTGGCCGCTCACCGCGTTTTTAACGCCTGACCAAGCCCCGTTCTACGTGGCGACGTACATGCCGAAACAAAGCATGCAACAAATGCCGGGGATGCTCGATGCGTTGCCGCAGCTCGCCGAACAGTATCAAAAGAACCGGGACCGGATTACGGATATTGGCGATCGAGTGAAGCTAGCGCTGGCCGAGGGGATGCAAGCGGATCCGGAAGCGATCGGCGCGCATACCCTCGAAAATCCATACAACCAATTGAAAGAGCAATTCGACCAAACGTATGGTGGGCTGGAAGGGGAGCCTAAATTCCCGATGCCGCAACACATTTTTTATCTTTTCCGATACGCGGCGTGGGCGAATGATTCCAATGCGCTAGAAATGGCAGAAAGGACGCTAAAGCAAATGCGCGACGGTGGCATCTACGATCATATCGGCGGCGGTTTCGCCCGCTATTCCGTTGACCATCGTTGGCTCGTTCCCCACTTTGAGAAAATGCTCTACGACAACGGGTTGCTGGCGATCGCCTACACGGAAGGGTATCAGGTTACCGGCGATGCGTCATACAAACAAACGGCAAAAGAAATTCTTGATTACGTCTCACGCGGGATGCGCGATGAGAACAGCGGGTTTTACTCTGCGGAAGACGCCGATTCGGAAGGGGAAGAAGGGAAATTTTACGTTTGGACGAAGACGGAAATCATGGACGTTCTCGGTGACGAGGACGGTGCATTATTTTGCGATGCATATGGCATGAGCGACATGGGAAATTTTGAAGGGAAGAACATTCCCAATCAAATCGATGCTGATTTGCAAAAAGTGGCCTCGAAGCACGGCGTGTCGACGGAAACCTTGGAGCAACGATTGCAAGCAAGTCGCACCAAACTGTTTCATGCCCGTGAACGACGGGTCCACCCGCATAAAGACGATAAAATTTTAACAAGTTGGAACGGGTTCATGATCGCGGCATACGCAAAAGCGGGAGCGGTATTTGCTGAACCTGACTACATTGACCGTGCGAAAAATGCCTATCGGTTTTTGACGTCGACAATGTTCGAGGAAGGTCGCCTAATGGTTCGCTATCGCGACGGAGAAGTGAAGGAAAAAGGCTTCATCGATGACTACGCTAATCTTTTGTGGGCATGTTTGGAACTGTATGATGCGACGTATGAAGAGGAGTATTTGCAACAGGCCAATCATCTGGCACAAGAAATGAAGCGGCTTTTTCAGGCTGAGAACGGCGGCTTTTATTTCACAGGCACGGACGCAGAACCCCTCCTTACACGCCCGTCATCATGGTCGGACGGAGCTGCGCCTGCCGGTAATTCGGTGGCTGCCGTTCAATTGTTACGCTTGGCGGACATCACGGCTGACCAGTCTTTTTTCAATGACGTGCATGAGCTTTTACAAACAACAAGTTGGCGCTTAGAGCGTTATCCGATCGGGCATCTTCATTTATTGCAGGCGTTGCTCATGCGTGAATGGCGCGGGAAAACACTCGTTATTGTTACCGGTGACGATGGTTTGGAAGATGATCCCGTGATCCGGCATTTAAGAACTTCCTTCACTCCGCACATTCAGCCACTCGTGATCAGGGAAGGCGAGAAGGATGTGCCGGCATTTGCAAAGGATTTTACGGCTATAGATGGAAAAAACACGTATTATCTCTGTGAAAATTTTGCTTGTAAGCGCCCGACAACGAATGGGGAAGCGTTGCTCGAAAGCCTGTGA
- the mgtE gene encoding magnesium transporter, whose protein sequence is MVKLNDETRAAYNRDLLALLQEGEDTAFRLKFLDLHPVDQMEVVQQMEEENRNRFYEIMTAAELADIFEELDVEEQKDMVHEWKNKDMSDVFNHMNADDVADFLGELKEKEREEILTGMDLEEAEDVKELLTYEEETAGAIMTKESIHLHETEKVGDVLNRLRNEAPDAEMIYYLYVVDGSEKLTGVVSLRDLMVAPLDEKVGNVMSRRVVSVHVNDDQEDVARLIQKYDFLAAPVVSMHNQLLGIVTVDDVIDVLEEEATEDLAEFSTTRGTTDVNISAFTAAKRRAPWIILLMFLGMITAGIIGQFEETLEQVVLLSAFIPMLMGSAGNVGTQSLAVVVRSLALGNFEKKGLFWALIRELGTGLVIGFACALTLIVLIPFLYDGDLFLAFIVGFSIFLSLGVAAVIGSVVPLIINRLNLDPAIASGPFITTFIDVVSITIYFSMATMLLQFL, encoded by the coding sequence ATGGTAAAATTGAATGATGAAACGCGTGCTGCCTACAACCGGGATTTGTTGGCGTTGCTTCAAGAAGGTGAAGATACCGCTTTTCGCTTGAAGTTTCTTGACCTGCATCCCGTTGACCAAATGGAAGTCGTCCAACAAATGGAAGAAGAGAACCGCAATCGTTTTTACGAGATAATGACGGCTGCGGAACTTGCGGATATATTTGAGGAACTGGATGTTGAAGAGCAAAAGGATATGGTCCATGAATGGAAAAATAAAGACATGAGCGATGTCTTTAACCATATGAATGCGGATGATGTCGCCGATTTTCTCGGGGAACTGAAAGAAAAAGAGCGCGAAGAAATTTTGACCGGCATGGATTTGGAAGAGGCCGAAGATGTCAAAGAGTTGCTCACTTATGAAGAGGAAACGGCCGGCGCGATTATGACGAAAGAGTCCATTCATCTTCATGAAACGGAAAAAGTCGGTGACGTTTTAAACCGGTTGCGCAATGAAGCGCCGGATGCCGAGATGATTTATTATCTGTATGTCGTGGATGGAAGCGAAAAATTAACCGGTGTCGTCTCTTTGCGTGATCTCATGGTCGCTCCTTTGGATGAAAAGGTGGGAAATGTGATGAGTCGCCGCGTCGTTTCCGTGCATGTCAATGATGATCAGGAAGACGTGGCACGCTTAATCCAGAAATATGATTTTCTCGCGGCCCCTGTTGTTTCTATGCACAATCAATTGTTGGGCATTGTTACGGTTGATGATGTGATCGATGTACTTGAAGAAGAAGCAACCGAGGATCTTGCAGAATTTTCGACGACGCGAGGGACGACAGATGTGAATATTTCGGCGTTTACCGCGGCAAAGCGGCGGGCACCATGGATTATTTTGCTTATGTTTTTAGGAATGATCACCGCAGGTATCATCGGCCAGTTTGAAGAGACCTTGGAACAAGTCGTTTTGCTTTCGGCTTTTATCCCAATGTTGATGGGCTCCGCCGGAAATGTGGGGACACAATCCTTGGCGGTCGTTGTCCGCAGCTTGGCCCTTGGCAACTTTGAAAAAAAGGGACTTTTTTGGGCGCTAATCAGGGAATTAGGCACGGGCCTCGTCATCGGCTTCGCGTGTGCATTGACGCTCATCGTTTTGATTCCGTTCCTTTACGACGGGGATCTCTTTTTAGCGTTTATTGTCGGGTTTTCGATCTTTCTCTCTTTGGGCGTCGCGGCAGTGATCGGTTCCGTCGTTCCGTTGATTATTAATCGGCTGAACCTTGATCCGGCCATTGCCTCGGGACCGTTTATTACAACCTTCATTGATGTCGTGTCAATAACGATTTATTTTTCCATGGCCACGATGTTGTTGCAGTTTTTATAA
- a CDS encoding (S)-benzoin forming benzil reductase, producing MEHVIITGASKGLGDAMRRAFLNRGATVHALARSKISEQKNQHSYQVDVSDVNALTQTFQSIFSGIDQQTCKALTLVNNAGLISPVGPAAENDPHEIAKSIAVNVSAPMIASKAFLEHSEHLSVSRTILNISSGAGRSPMEGWSAYCTGKAGLDMYTKTAALEQKDAVNPARFLSVAPGIIDTDMQTTIRGTSKDSFKHVDKFRTYKEQGALVDPNDTAKAMLRLLDDPKARNGELFDIREYL from the coding sequence ATGGAACACGTCATTATCACCGGTGCCTCAAAAGGGCTGGGAGATGCGATGAGACGGGCATTCCTCAATCGCGGAGCGACGGTTCATGCCCTGGCCCGCTCGAAAATTTCCGAGCAAAAAAATCAACATAGTTATCAAGTCGATGTCAGCGATGTCAACGCGCTCACCCAAACGTTTCAATCAATTTTTTCCGGAATTGATCAACAAACATGCAAGGCTCTTACATTAGTGAACAACGCAGGACTTATCTCTCCCGTCGGTCCGGCTGCTGAAAATGATCCGCATGAGATCGCAAAAAGCATTGCCGTGAATGTGAGCGCGCCAATGATTGCATCGAAAGCGTTTTTGGAACACAGTGAGCATTTATCAGTCAGCCGAACCATATTAAACATCAGTTCCGGTGCCGGCAGGAGTCCGATGGAAGGTTGGAGCGCGTATTGTACCGGAAAAGCGGGGCTTGATATGTATACAAAAACCGCCGCCCTCGAGCAAAAAGATGCGGTCAATCCCGCTCGTTTTCTTTCTGTAGCGCCCGGCATTATCGACACGGATATGCAAACGACGATTCGCGGCACATCAAAGGACTCGTTTAAACACGTGGACAAATTCCGGACCTACAAAGAACAAGGGGCACTCGTTGACCCGAATGACACGGCAAAAGCCATGCTTCGGTTGCTCGATGACCCGAAAGCAAGGAACGGAGAGCTGTTCGATATAAGAGAATACCTATGA
- a CDS encoding CPBP family intramembrane glutamic endopeptidase: METTNARLFTAVWQGFGFMVLAGLLLTIIFRWGEVLPFLAGLFDPESFIRDGLIGLGSGALMALVVTIIMKITNIDLPNNDLTRLLKKIIRARGGIVTIALGAGVAEEFLFRGVLMGLSVDEWNTGLVLVLNALVFAALHVPQYKGKTLMHIVVFVMGIWLGALFLLSHTLWAPIAAHALYNAILGWQMRTEAD, translated from the coding sequence ATGGAAACAACCAATGCCCGTTTATTTACAGCGGTGTGGCAAGGATTTGGTTTTATGGTTCTTGCCGGCCTGTTGTTAACGATCATTTTTCGCTGGGGTGAGGTGCTGCCTTTTTTGGCAGGGCTTTTCGATCCGGAATCCTTTATCCGTGATGGGTTGATCGGCCTTGGCAGTGGTGCGCTCATGGCGCTTGTTGTGACCATCATCATGAAGATAACGAACATTGATTTGCCCAATAATGACCTGACCCGGCTTTTAAAAAAAATTATCCGGGCACGTGGCGGAATTGTTACGATCGCGTTGGGGGCAGGTGTTGCCGAAGAGTTCCTTTTTCGCGGTGTGCTTATGGGTTTGAGTGTTGATGAATGGAATACGGGATTGGTGCTCGTTTTAAATGCGCTCGTTTTCGCCGCCTTGCATGTGCCGCAATATAAGGGGAAAACGCTTATGCACATCGTCGTTTTTGTCATGGGCATATGGCTAGGCGCTTTATTTTTATTGAGTCACACCTTGTGGGCGCCGATTGCCGCTCACGCGCTTTATAACGCTATTCTTGGCTGGCAAATGCGTACCGAGGCCGACTGA
- the resA gene encoding thiol-disulfide oxidoreductase ResA, with translation MDKQERYKRKRRRLLMRTAILLTLTAGVFYVFYTNFIQAEPSMVSEGEQAPNFALMDMDGERVELADYEGEGVFLNFWGTFCPPCEDEMPYMEDQYQAYADEDVEILAVNVGESELTIDRFAQRHQLNFPILMDENRNVLDQYGVGELPATYLIDENGEVQHIRTGGMSEQHVEDFMADIDPAAS, from the coding sequence ATGGATAAACAGGAAAGGTATAAAAGAAAACGCCGCCGGCTACTGATGCGTACGGCGATATTGCTCACACTTACCGCTGGGGTTTTTTATGTGTTTTACACGAATTTTATTCAAGCGGAACCGAGTATGGTTTCCGAAGGGGAACAGGCGCCCAACTTTGCATTAATGGATATGGATGGCGAGCGGGTGGAACTTGCCGACTACGAAGGTGAAGGCGTATTTCTGAATTTCTGGGGAACTTTCTGCCCTCCATGCGAAGATGAAATGCCTTATATGGAAGATCAGTACCAAGCATATGCAGATGAAGATGTGGAAATCTTGGCTGTCAATGTCGGAGAGTCTGAATTAACGATTGATCGCTTTGCTCAGCGTCATCAATTGAATTTTCCGATCCTGATGGATGAAAACCGTAATGTACTTGACCAATACGGCGTCGGAGAACTTCCCGCCACCTATTTGATTGACGAAAATGGCGAAGTCCAACATATCCGAACCGGCGGAATGAGCGAGCAACATGTCGAAGATTTTATGGCTGATATTGATCCGGCTGCTTCATAA
- a CDS encoding AEC family transporter has product MDVATVTLAIATMALIIVLGAAVAFRFPITDNTKQLFMGIIINIAVPAIILNGIFNTDISGQIMQQAVTIFIFSIIFHVSAVLFAFLIGRIFRFPSSWAKKLAILSAFGNTGFIGIPLSFTIFGPTGGLLASIFNAGLDLIIFSLGIFMLQSHGRFDFRQLKALLNAPLIALVAGGLFAFSGLDAPVILQDLTEMLSSLSAPLSMLYIGFLLPPFFKKGQKLVFPELWFPLAMRLLIIPVISITIITFLPMDDFLKQLFIILVPLPTFTLATVLFSRYTDHENESVMTIIYSTMLCLATIPIIAVYANFLP; this is encoded by the coding sequence ATGGATGTAGCAACTGTCACGCTCGCGATTGCGACGATGGCGCTTATCATTGTGCTTGGGGCGGCCGTCGCTTTTCGCTTTCCGATTACAGACAATACGAAGCAGCTTTTCATGGGTATCATCATTAATATCGCTGTACCGGCCATTATCTTAAACGGCATCTTCAACACGGACATATCCGGACAAATCATGCAGCAAGCCGTTACGATCTTTATTTTTTCGATTATTTTTCATGTAAGTGCCGTTTTGTTTGCTTTTTTGATCGGCCGCATATTTCGCTTTCCGTCCTCTTGGGCGAAAAAACTCGCGATTCTTTCCGCGTTTGGCAACACCGGGTTTATTGGCATCCCGCTCAGTTTCACCATTTTCGGTCCGACAGGCGGTCTGCTCGCTTCCATATTTAACGCCGGGCTCGATTTGATCATTTTTTCCCTCGGGATTTTCATGTTGCAGTCTCATGGACGATTTGACTTCCGGCAATTAAAAGCGTTGCTCAACGCGCCGTTAATCGCCTTAGTCGCCGGAGGCCTGTTTGCATTTAGTGGTCTGGATGCCCCTGTCATCCTCCAAGACTTAACCGAGATGTTGTCCAGCCTTTCGGCGCCGCTTTCGATGTTATACATCGGCTTTTTGTTGCCTCCTTTTTTCAAAAAAGGACAAAAACTTGTATTTCCGGAGCTTTGGTTTCCATTAGCGATGCGTTTGCTCATCATCCCTGTCATTAGCATCACCATCATCACTTTTTTGCCAATGGATGATTTCTTAAAACAATTGTTCATTATCCTTGTACCTTTACCGACATTTACATTGGCAACGGTTCTTTTTTCAAGGTATACGGATCATGAAAATGAATCGGTCATGACGATCATCTATTCAACGATGCTTTGCCTGGCCACGATTCCGATCATTGCGGTCTATGCCAATTTTCTACCTTAA
- a CDS encoding 2-hydroxyacid dehydrogenase gives MKPYVYIAHPIAPKVEAYIAEHCEYKIWNEANEKMPKDQLKKELKSADGAILTGYDVDEALLAGTENLKVVSTVSVGYNRYDTAALKKQNVYGTHTPHVLDETVADLIFGLVLSGGRRIAELHEYVKGGHWGEEPDSAFYGYDIHQRTIGLIGMGRIGEKVAKRARFGFDMDIRYYNRSRKTEIEEKYDAVRLELDELLKQADFVVLIVPLTNDTYHLIGERELKLMKSSAVLINGARGPVVDEYAVVQALQDETIFSAALDVFEKEPLPQDHPLLSLRNVTLTPHIGSATRNTDEAMMMRAAVNMVQGARGETPQDVIKELR, from the coding sequence ATGAAACCATACGTTTATATTGCACATCCTATTGCACCAAAAGTAGAAGCTTACATCGCCGAACATTGCGAATATAAAATCTGGAATGAAGCAAACGAGAAGATGCCGAAAGACCAATTAAAAAAGGAATTAAAAAGCGCCGATGGCGCCATTCTAACAGGATATGATGTCGATGAAGCGTTGCTCGCGGGCACAGAGAACCTCAAGGTTGTAAGTACAGTCTCTGTTGGGTATAACCGCTATGACACTGCTGCGCTAAAAAAACAAAACGTTTATGGCACCCATACGCCCCATGTTCTCGATGAAACGGTCGCTGACTTGATTTTTGGGCTCGTTTTATCCGGCGGACGCAGGATTGCCGAACTCCACGAGTACGTGAAAGGGGGACATTGGGGCGAGGAACCGGACAGCGCTTTTTATGGCTATGACATTCACCAACGCACGATCGGGCTCATCGGCATGGGAAGAATCGGTGAAAAAGTCGCAAAACGGGCACGTTTTGGCTTTGACATGGACATTCGTTATTATAATCGGTCCCGGAAAACGGAAATAGAAGAAAAATACGATGCCGTTCGTCTCGAATTGGACGAGCTTCTGAAGCAAGCCGATTTCGTCGTGCTCATCGTTCCTTTAACAAACGATACCTACCACTTAATCGGCGAACGTGAACTTAAGTTAATGAAATCCAGTGCGGTTCTGATCAACGGGGCGCGAGGACCGGTTGTGGATGAATACGCGGTTGTCCAAGCTTTACAAGACGAAACGATCTTCAGTGCCGCACTCGATGTTTTTGAAAAAGAACCGCTTCCGCAAGATCACCCACTGTTATCCTTGCGTAACGTAACGTTAACGCCGCACATCGGATCCGCTACCCGAAACACAGATGAAGCCATGATGATGCGAGCCGCTGTAAACATGGTCCAGGGCGCTCGCGGAGAGACGCCGCAAGACGTGATTAAAGAGTTACGTTAG
- a CDS encoding cysteine hydrolase family protein: MREALIVIDYTNDFVAPEGKLTCGEPSQNIEERVTSILKQFHRQEKEIFFAVDVHEENDPYHPETELFPPHNIRGTSGRDQYGKVQTFLDELGADWPAHIHWHDKTRYSAFAGTPLELKLRERGIAHLHLIGVCTDICILHTAVDAYKRGFALTIHEDAVQSFNADGHTWALGHFKHCLGANVVTD, from the coding sequence ATGCGTGAAGCGTTAATTGTTATCGATTATACGAATGATTTCGTAGCACCGGAAGGAAAATTAACATGTGGGGAGCCCAGCCAAAACATTGAAGAAAGGGTTACATCCATCCTGAAGCAGTTCCATCGGCAGGAAAAAGAGATTTTCTTCGCTGTTGACGTGCATGAAGAAAATGACCCTTATCATCCTGAAACCGAATTGTTTCCGCCCCACAACATCCGCGGAACGAGCGGGCGCGACCAATATGGAAAGGTACAGACGTTTCTCGATGAACTTGGCGCGGATTGGCCGGCGCATATCCATTGGCACGACAAAACACGCTACAGTGCATTTGCCGGCACACCTTTGGAACTAAAATTGCGGGAAAGAGGCATCGCTCACCTCCACCTCATCGGCGTTTGCACGGATATCTGTATTTTGCACACTGCCGTCGATGCTTATAAACGTGGGTTTGCACTGACGATTCACGAAGACGCTGTGCAAAGCTTCAACGCCGATGGACACACATGGGCACTCGGGCATTTCAAACATTGCCTTGGCGCGAATGTTGTCACCGATTAA
- a CDS encoding metal ABC transporter solute-binding protein, Zn/Mn family, whose translation MRKIFILMISSSIAFAGCQGESSDNEREGDPLEIHTTVFALEDFASKIGGSEVEAESIYPPNADAHSFEPTANELIELAESDAFIYSGVGMEGFVETAEEMLADEDVDMVPAGEGIELIDNDHDAEHGDGDPHIFLDPSRSIDVAENIKNTLIELRPEQEAYFTENYETLRDDLEALDQTLESTFAEAEHDQIIVSHAAYGYWEDRYGLEQLSVLGLSSNEEPSQAELAEIVEIADEDDIGYVVFENNVSSTVTEVIQEEIGAESLILRNLESVSEEDMANGEDYFSMMEKNIETLETALNE comes from the coding sequence ATGCGAAAAATATTTATTTTGATGATAAGTTCCAGCATTGCGTTTGCCGGTTGTCAAGGAGAAAGTTCGGATAACGAAAGAGAAGGCGATCCTTTAGAAATTCACACGACTGTTTTTGCGTTGGAAGACTTTGCGTCCAAAATTGGCGGCAGTGAAGTGGAAGCCGAAAGCATCTACCCGCCGAATGCAGACGCGCATTCCTTTGAACCAACAGCCAATGAGTTGATCGAACTTGCGGAAAGCGATGCCTTTATCTACTCCGGCGTGGGCATGGAAGGCTTTGTTGAGACAGCAGAAGAGATGCTTGCCGATGAGGATGTGGATATGGTTCCGGCGGGAGAAGGCATTGAACTCATTGACAACGATCACGATGCCGAGCACGGAGACGGCGACCCGCATATTTTTCTTGATCCGAGCCGTAGTATAGACGTTGCGGAAAACATTAAAAATACGCTTATAGAGTTGCGGCCCGAACAGGAAGCATATTTCACGGAAAACTATGAAACGCTTCGAGACGATTTGGAAGCGCTCGATCAAACGCTGGAATCGACGTTTGCAGAGGCTGAGCATGATCAGATTATTGTCTCCCATGCCGCTTATGGTTACTGGGAAGATCGTTATGGATTGGAGCAATTGAGCGTTCTCGGCCTTTCTTCAAACGAAGAGCCGTCCCAGGCAGAGCTGGCCGAAATCGTCGAGATCGCGGATGAGGACGATATCGGATACGTTGTTTTCGAAAATAACGTAAGCAGCACAGTGACCGAAGTCATTCAAGAGGAAATCGGCGCAGAAAGCTTGATCCTTCGCAACCTGGAATCCGTCTCTGAAGAAGACATGGCAAATGGCGAAGATTATTTTAGCATGATGGAAAAAAATATAGAGACGCTGGAGACGGCGTTGAATGAATGA